One region of Mycteria americana isolate JAX WOST 10 ecotype Jacksonville Zoo and Gardens chromosome 17, USCA_MyAme_1.0, whole genome shotgun sequence genomic DNA includes:
- the LOC142418214 gene encoding prostaglandin E synthase-like, which produces MENIFPFLFLGAIYSLLDPSPAVARIHFFIFCAGRIIHTIAYLLRLKAPTRSVAYSVAQLPCFSMALQILLATTPYW; this is translated from the coding sequence ATGGAGAAtatctttcccttcctcttccttggAGCCATCTACTCCCTGCTGGATCCCAGTCCCGCAGTGGCCAGGAtccatttcttcatcttctgcGCGGGGCGCATCATCCACACCATCGCCTACCTCCTGCGGTTGAAGGCACCCACGCGCTCCGTGGCCTACAGCGTGGCACAGCTGCCCTGCTTCTCCATGGCTCTGCAGATCCTCCTCGCCACCACCCCGTACTGGTAA
- the LOC142418213 gene encoding prostaglandin E synthase-like isoform X4: protein MLCAAPSLWAQTGGESLPAAQARSPLAVSAVGDRAAPSPKMMENAVFMSFTFYSTILILKMYVVAIITGQVRLRKKAFANPEDALRNGGLQYYREDPDVERCRRRVRGGAGIPPALQGDPWQLLAKRQWEVKGLIN, encoded by the exons ATGCTCTGTGCGGCTCCGTCCCTCTGGGCACAAAcaggaggggag AGCCTTCCTGCAGCCCAGGCAAGATCTCCGCTGGCTGTGAGTGCTGTAGGCGACCGAGCGGCACCTTCCCCCAAAATGATGGAAAACGCAGTGTTTATGTCATTTACATTCTACAGCACgatcttgattttaaaaatgtatgtcgTTGCAATCATTACGGGACAAGTGAGACTCAGAAAGAAG GCGTTTGCAAACCCAGAGGACGCGCTGCGCAACGGGGGGCTGCAGTACTACCGCGAGGACCCCGACGTGGAGCGGTGCCGCAGGCGAGTACGCGGCGGTGCTGGCATTCCCCCTGCGCTGCAGGGCGatccctggcagctgctggcaaaGAGGCAGTGGGAAGTTAAAGGGCTCATTAATTAA
- the LOC142418213 gene encoding uncharacterized protein LOC142418213 isoform X2: MPLSNCPDPPSRRKPGEAVFGTGQAGVYFYLQSLPAAQARSPLAVSAVGDRAAPSPKMMENAVFMSFTFYSTILILKMYVVAIITGQVRLRKKAFANPEDALRNGGLQYYREDPDVERCRRRVRGGAGIPPALQGDPWQLLAKRQWEVKGLIN, encoded by the exons ATGCCACTTTCTAACTGCCCTGATCCACCGTCTCGGAGAAAACCAGGAGAAGCTGTCTTTGGGACTGGGCAGGCTGGTGTTTATTTCTATTTGCAG AGCCTTCCTGCAGCCCAGGCAAGATCTCCGCTGGCTGTGAGTGCTGTAGGCGACCGAGCGGCACCTTCCCCCAAAATGATGGAAAACGCAGTGTTTATGTCATTTACATTCTACAGCACgatcttgattttaaaaatgtatgtcgTTGCAATCATTACGGGACAAGTGAGACTCAGAAAGAAG GCGTTTGCAAACCCAGAGGACGCGCTGCGCAACGGGGGGCTGCAGTACTACCGCGAGGACCCCGACGTGGAGCGGTGCCGCAGGCGAGTACGCGGCGGTGCTGGCATTCCCCCTGCGCTGCAGGGCGatccctggcagctgctggcaaaGAGGCAGTGGGAAGTTAAAGGGCTCATTAATTAA
- the LOC142418213 gene encoding uncharacterized protein LOC142418213 isoform X3 encodes MSPARGQGARNQCCSPALSSWSARGFQSLPAAQARSPLAVSAVGDRAAPSPKMMENAVFMSFTFYSTILILKMYVVAIITGQVRLRKKAFANPEDALRNGGLQYYREDPDVERCRRRVRGGAGIPPALQGDPWQLLAKRQWEVKGLIN; translated from the exons ATGTCTCCAGCCAGGGGACAGGGTGCTAGGAATCAGTGTTGCAGCCCTGCCTTGAGTTCATGGAGTGCAAGAGGTTTCCAG AGCCTTCCTGCAGCCCAGGCAAGATCTCCGCTGGCTGTGAGTGCTGTAGGCGACCGAGCGGCACCTTCCCCCAAAATGATGGAAAACGCAGTGTTTATGTCATTTACATTCTACAGCACgatcttgattttaaaaatgtatgtcgTTGCAATCATTACGGGACAAGTGAGACTCAGAAAGAAG GCGTTTGCAAACCCAGAGGACGCGCTGCGCAACGGGGGGCTGCAGTACTACCGCGAGGACCCCGACGTGGAGCGGTGCCGCAGGCGAGTACGCGGCGGTGCTGGCATTCCCCCTGCGCTGCAGGGCGatccctggcagctgctggcaaaGAGGCAGTGGGAAGTTAAAGGGCTCATTAATTAA
- the LOC142418213 gene encoding uncharacterized protein LOC142418213 isoform X1 encodes MGAAGARDGSVPCAPVPHPSAGGCVGEGWLPLPLECSARTGRDWGVLGALPRRGGLWDRERRSAGLDAAESLPAAQARSPLAVSAVGDRAAPSPKMMENAVFMSFTFYSTILILKMYVVAIITGQVRLRKKAFANPEDALRNGGLQYYREDPDVERCRRRVRGGAGIPPALQGDPWQLLAKRQWEVKGLIN; translated from the exons ATGGGCGCTGCCGGGGCAAGGGACGGTTCTGTCCCCTGTGCCCCTGTGCCCCATCCCTCGGCAGGTGGCTGTGTAGGGGAGGGCTGGTTGCCTCTGCCACTGGAGTGCTCAGCCCGCACTGGGCGGGACTGGGGAGTACTGGGAGCGCTGCCACGGAGGGGTGGGCTGTGGGATCGGGAGCGCAGGAGCGCAGGGCTGGATGCGGCTGAG AGCCTTCCTGCAGCCCAGGCAAGATCTCCGCTGGCTGTGAGTGCTGTAGGCGACCGAGCGGCACCTTCCCCCAAAATGATGGAAAACGCAGTGTTTATGTCATTTACATTCTACAGCACgatcttgattttaaaaatgtatgtcgTTGCAATCATTACGGGACAAGTGAGACTCAGAAAGAAG GCGTTTGCAAACCCAGAGGACGCGCTGCGCAACGGGGGGCTGCAGTACTACCGCGAGGACCCCGACGTGGAGCGGTGCCGCAGGCGAGTACGCGGCGGTGCTGGCATTCCCCCTGCGCTGCAGGGCGatccctggcagctgctggcaaaGAGGCAGTGGGAAGTTAAAGGGCTCATTAATTAA
- the LOC142418213 gene encoding prostaglandin E synthase-like isoform X5, which translates to MMENAVFMSFTFYSTILILKMYVVAIITGQVRLRKKAFANPEDALRNGGLQYYREDPDVERCRRRVRGGAGIPPALQGDPWQLLAKRQWEVKGLIN; encoded by the exons ATGATGGAAAACGCAGTGTTTATGTCATTTACATTCTACAGCACgatcttgattttaaaaatgtatgtcgTTGCAATCATTACGGGACAAGTGAGACTCAGAAAGAAG GCGTTTGCAAACCCAGAGGACGCGCTGCGCAACGGGGGGCTGCAGTACTACCGCGAGGACCCCGACGTGGAGCGGTGCCGCAGGCGAGTACGCGGCGGTGCTGGCATTCCCCCTGCGCTGCAGGGCGatccctggcagctgctggcaaaGAGGCAGTGGGAAGTTAAAGGGCTCATTAATTAA
- the LOC142418149 gene encoding torsin-1A-like, which translates to MKLLNAAVFFILVPTLTRALDPLSTSIFMGGAAVAWQLLSPHSWLKCSLLDCCNMKDTLNLSAIRMDLEQKVFGQHLAIQIVLRALSANMYSKWPRKPLVMSFHGWTGTGKSFVSNIIAENLYQLRIPRRRFVHHFSTVLHFPHLSHVHLYKEQLQNWIRGNVSACPRSLFIFSEMDQMPHGLIDSIMPFLDYHEEIDGVYYGKAIFLFLNNAGGDKITEIALDYWRRMKRREDIPVKKLQSLLSEEIFRNRSSGFFHSQLIQKNLIDYFIPFLPLEYKHVRECVREELRVQGHPEDEDLIREIASAMTDYPSEERLYSSKGCKTVASRVTLSI; encoded by the exons ATGAAGCTTCTGAATGCTGCTGTATTCTTTATTCTTGTGCCCACTTTGACGCGAGCTTTGGACCCTCTCAGCACTTCAATCTTCATGGGGGGTGCTGCTGTCGCTTGGCAGCTCCTCTCCCCGCACTCCTGGCTCAAGTGCAGTCTTCTGGATTGCTGCAATATGAAGGACACACTTAACCTATCAG CTATAAGGATGGATTTGGAGCAAAAAGTCTTTGGCCAACATCTTGCTATCCAGATAGTTCTGAGAGCTCTGAGCGCAAATATGTACTCCAAATGGCCCAGGAAGCCCCTGGTGATGTCCTTCCACGGCTGGACTGGAACAGGCAAATCATTTGTCAGCAATATCATTGCAGAGAACCTCTATCAGCTTCGTATACCAAGAAGGAGGTTTGTGCATCACTTCAGCACAGTACTGCATTTCCCACACCTTTCACATGTCCATCTCTATAAG gagcagctgcagaattGGATTCGGGGCAATGTCAGTGCCTGTCCAAGGTCCctttttatcttctctgaaaTGGATCAGATGCCACATGGCCTGATAGACTCTATCATGCCATTCCTTGACTACCATGAAGAGATTGATGGTGTTTATTACGGCAAGGCAATCTTCCTCTTTCTGAA CAATGCAGGCGGAGATAAGATAACAGAGATTGCTCTTGATTACTGGAGAAggatgaagagaagagaagacataCCTGTGAAGAAGCTCCAGTCTCTGCTCTCAGAGGAAATTTTCAGGAACAGAAGCA GCGGTTTCTTTCACAGTCAACTGATCCAGAAGAACCTGATCGACTATTtcatccctttccttcctctcgaATATAAACATGTGAGAGAGTGTGTCCGGGAGGAGCTGCGTGTGCAAGGACATCCTGAGGATGAAGACCTCATCAGAGAGATTGCCTCGGCAATGACTGACTACCCCAGCGAAGAAAGACTCTACTCCAGCAAAGGCTGCAAGACTGTAGCCTCCAGAGTGACTCTGAGCATCTAG
- the TOR1B gene encoding torsin-1B translates to MPRAAGLLWLLLPGLAALEPLSVGLAIGVASALTGYLTHPSFYCSYVECCPSAGKRLNATALKVQLNTKLFGQHLAKDVVLKAVMGFSSNPSPKKPLTLSLHGWAGTGKNFLSQILAEHVHPAGLRSKFVHLFLATLHFPHDNQVEVYKEQLQNWIRGNVSACPHSVFIFDEMDKMHPGLIDAIKPFLDYYEQVDGVSYRKAIFIFLSNAGGDLINKAALDFWTSGKRREEIQLKDLEPMLSVGVFNNKNSGLWHSSLIDRNLIDYFVPFLPLEHKHVKMCIRAEMIARGYAVDEEIVQAVADEMTFFPKEEKIYSDKGCKTVQAKLDIHEDIAMRFTKAKG, encoded by the exons ATGCCGCGGGCGGCcgggctgctctggctgctgctgccggggctggcggcgctggAGCCGCTCAGCGTGGGCCTGGCCATCGGCGTCGCCTCGGCCCTCACCGGCTACCTGACCCACCCCAGCTTCTACTGCAGCTACGTGGAGTGCTGCCCCAGCGCCGGGAAACGCCTCAACGCCACCG cGCTGAAGGTGCAGCTGAACACCAAGCTCTTCGGGCAGCACCTGGCCAAGGACGTGGTGCTGAAGGCGGTGATGGGCTTCAGCAGCAACCCCAGCCCCAAGAAGCCGCTGACACTCTCGCTCCATGGCTGGGCCGGCACCGGCAAGAACTTCCTCAGCCAGATCCTGGCGGAGCACGTCCACCCCGCCGGCCTGCGCAGCAAGTTCGTCCATCTCTTCCTGGCCACCCTGCACTTCCCCCACGACAACCAAGTCGAGGTCTACAAG GAACAACTGCAGAACTGGATTCGGGGCAATGTCAGTGCCTGTCCCCACTCTGTCTTCATTTTTGATGAGATGGACAAAATGCACCCAGGTCTCATTGATGCCATCAAGCCGTTCTTAGACTATTACGAGCAGGTTGATGGAGTGTCCTACAGGAAAgccatcttcatcttcctcag cAATGCAGGTGGCGACTTAATTAATAAAGCAGCTCTTGACTTCTGGACAAGTGGAAAGCGCAGGGAAGAGATTCAGCTGAAAGACCTGGAGCCCATGCTATCTGTAGGAGTCTTCAATAACAAGAATA GTGGACTGTGGCACAGCAGCCTCATCGACAGGAACCTCATTGACTACTTTGTCCCCTTCCTGCCCCTGGAGCACAAGCATGTGAAGATGTGCATCAGGGCTGAAATGATAGCCCGTGGCTATGCTGTAGATGAGGAGATTGTTCAAGCAGTGGCCGATGAGATGACATTCTTCccaaaagaggagaaaatctACTCTGATAAAGGCTGCAAGACTGTACAGGCCAAGCTGGATATTCACGAAGACATTGCGATGAGATTTACGAAAGCCAAGGGTTGA